The Ischnura elegans chromosome 1, ioIscEleg1.1, whole genome shotgun sequence genome contains a region encoding:
- the LOC124167124 gene encoding elongation of very long chain fatty acids protein AAEL008004, producing MSGLMHLVVSNYNEIVELRRDPNVDQWFLMSSPVPLLCILGFYLYFVLSLGPRLMAKREKPFQLQPVLVAYNAYQVVFSLWLCTLPFQKGALWYLFRNGCQPIDGPNTSIASAISNGAWWYFFSKVIELLDTVFFVLRKKQNQVTFLHVYHHTITALFSWGYLKFLPGEQGIIIGVLNSMVHVFMYFYYMLAAMGPRFQKYLWWKKYMTWIQLVQFCIMLTYLFSLLAFDCKLPKALTFFFGANALIFLFLFADFYRKAYKKKKVT from the exons ATGTCCGGGCTCATGCACCTGGTGGTCAGCAACTACAATGAGATCGTCGAGTTGAGAAGAG ATCCAAATGTGGACCAGTGGTTTCTCATGAGCAGTCCCGTCCCTCTGCTATGCATATTGGGCTTCTACCTATACTTCGTGCTCTCACTGGGGCCAAGGTTAATGGCCAAGAGGGAGAAGCCTTTCCAGTTGCAGCCAGTACTCGTCGCATACAATGCCTACCAAGTCGTCTTCAGTTTGTGGCTGTGCACTCTG CCATTCCAAAAAGGAGCCCTGTGGTATTTGTTCCGGAATGGATGTCAGCCGATTGACGGTCCGAACACATCTATTGCCTCAGCG ATATCAAATGGCGCTTGGTGGTACTTTTTCTCGAAGGTCATCGAGCTCTTAGATACA GTTTTCTTCGTATTGAGGAAAAAGCAAAACCAGGTGACATTCCTTCATGTCTACCATCACACTATAACTGCCCTGTTCTCATGGGGATACCTCAAGTTCCTCCCAG GTGAACAAGGAATAATCATTGGTGTCCTCAACTCCATGGTTCATGTATTCATGTACTTTTATTATATGCTGGCAGCAATGGGACCAAGATTCCAGAAATATTTGTGGTGGAAGAAATACATGACTTGGATTCAGCTG GTTCAGTTCTGCATCATGCTGACATACCTGTTCTCACTCCTCGCGTTCGACTGCAAGCTGCCCAAGGCCCTCACCTTTTTCTTCGGCGCCAACGCCCTCatcttcctcttcctcttcgCCGACTTCTACAGGAAGGCTTACAAAAAGAAGAAGGTGACGTGA